CCTTGTCCACAAGAAGAAGATCTCGGCGATCGGCGGCTCCATCTCCACCGGAAAGGAGGCGAACGTCTTCCTTGGCGAGAGGGAGGGGAAAACGGTCGCCATCAAGATCTACCGGATGAGAACGGCGAACTTCAAGGCGATGGCCGAATACATCATCGGCGACCCCCGCTTTGCCGGAATGCGGCGGACGCGCAAGGACATCGTCTTCACCTGGACAAAGAAGGAGTTCGCAAACCTCAAACGCGCCCGTGAAGCCGGCGTCCCGGTGCCGGAGCCGTACGCCTTCGACAGGAACATCCTGATCATGGAGTTCATCGGGGAAGACGATACAGCGGCCCCCCAGATCAGGAACGTGGAACTTGAAGACCCTGAAGGAGTGTACAGGGCGGTCATCGGGGAGATAAAGACGCTTTTCCAGGAGGCCAGGCTCATCCACGGCGACCTGAGTGAATTCAATATACTCTGGCTGGAAAAACCCTATATTATCGACATGGGCCAGGCGGTCACCCGCGATC
The sequence above is a segment of the Methanofollis sp. genome. Coding sequences within it:
- a CDS encoding serine protein kinase RIO — its product is LVHKKKISAIGGSISTGKEANVFLGEREGKTVAIKIYRMRTANFKAMAEYIIGDPRFAGMRRTRKDIVFTWTKKEFANLKRAREAGVPVPEPYAFDRNILIMEFIGEDDTAAPQIRNVELEDPEGVYRAVIGEIKTLFQEARLIHGDLSEFNILWLEKPYIIDMGQAVTRDHPNAGTFLIRDIRNINRFFSSFCPVEDEDALVREVTGGTFRPLADKER